The Verrucomicrobium spinosum DSM 4136 = JCM 18804 genome includes a region encoding these proteins:
- a CDS encoding LysM peptidoglycan-binding domain-containing protein, producing MKPALILAAAAALCVAATSCKTTKGAAGGGSDYQEYTSAGADGGYNPYPGQPGYQEYTAPSKTKPQPTPSYASNSAPQYQQYTPPPQPSYTPPPQPSYTPAPAKKKTVAAKSTPKKSPAKTAAKKPVAKGGSYTVKQGDTLYRIALNKKTTVSKLKSVNGLSSDTIRPGQTLKIP from the coding sequence ATGAAGCCCGCTCTGATCCTGGCTGCCGCCGCAGCCCTCTGCGTCGCCGCAACATCCTGCAAAACCACCAAGGGTGCCGCTGGTGGCGGTTCAGACTACCAGGAGTACACCAGCGCAGGGGCTGATGGCGGTTACAATCCCTATCCCGGCCAGCCCGGCTATCAGGAGTACACTGCTCCGAGCAAGACCAAGCCCCAGCCGACGCCGTCTTACGCGTCCAACAGCGCTCCCCAGTACCAGCAGTACACTCCGCCTCCGCAGCCCTCCTACACCCCACCGCCACAGCCGAGCTACACCCCTGCCCCAGCCAAGAAGAAAACAGTGGCCGCCAAGTCCACACCCAAGAAATCTCCTGCCAAAACCGCTGCCAAGAAGCCCGTGGCCAAGGGAGGCAGTTACACCGTGAAGCAGGGCGACACCCTCTACCGGATCGCCCTCAACAAGAAGACCACCGTGAGCAAGCTCAAGAGCGTCAACGGACTGTCCTCAGACACCATCCGCCCCGGGCAGACCCTCAAGATCCCGTAA
- a CDS encoding PQQ-binding-like beta-propeller repeat protein — protein MTFTRAVLTLSFVAGTSLAWSAPAGEASWPEFRGPTRQGTSDAVGLPVKWSTTENIAWKADLPGRAWSSPVVGDGVVYLTNAVGAKDSTDPHDTFSLRVMALNATDGKTIWDREVFVIKDPHTFGIHGKNSYASPTPVLEGDRIYAHFGHFGTACLNTKGDVQWKNQQVTYSPVHGGGACPVLVDDLLIFPADAASNPFVVALDKRTGKMKWKTDRTAGAKKTFSFSTPLVIEVKGEKQLVSPGSNVVSALNPKDGSEIWKVSYEGYSVVPRPIYAQGLVFLSTGYDRPTGLAIRPDGKGDVTGTHVVWRMEKGAPLTPSMLAVGEDLFSVADNGIVSCFEAKTGKLFWQERVARATSASPLYADGKIYIQDELGNGYVIKASRQLELLSTNALGQKSLASYAVNGRQLLIRTQNTLFCVGTP, from the coding sequence ATGACCTTCACCCGCGCTGTGCTTACCCTCTCCTTCGTCGCCGGCACTTCGCTGGCCTGGTCAGCGCCCGCCGGTGAGGCCAGTTGGCCTGAGTTCCGCGGGCCGACGCGGCAGGGCACCTCCGATGCCGTCGGCCTGCCAGTGAAGTGGTCCACCACGGAGAATATCGCGTGGAAGGCCGACCTGCCCGGCAGAGCGTGGTCATCCCCTGTGGTGGGAGATGGGGTGGTGTATCTCACTAATGCCGTAGGGGCCAAGGACTCCACGGATCCGCACGATACCTTCTCGCTCCGGGTGATGGCTCTGAACGCCACGGATGGCAAAACGATCTGGGATCGGGAGGTGTTTGTCATCAAGGATCCGCACACCTTTGGCATTCACGGTAAGAACAGCTACGCCAGCCCCACCCCTGTCCTGGAAGGTGACCGGATTTATGCTCATTTTGGCCATTTCGGCACCGCCTGCCTGAACACGAAAGGGGACGTTCAATGGAAGAACCAGCAAGTCACCTACAGTCCGGTACACGGTGGTGGAGCTTGTCCGGTGCTGGTGGATGATCTGCTCATCTTTCCTGCGGATGCGGCCAGCAACCCCTTTGTTGTGGCGCTGGACAAGCGCACTGGCAAGATGAAGTGGAAGACGGATCGCACGGCCGGGGCGAAGAAAACGTTCTCCTTTTCCACCCCGCTGGTGATCGAGGTGAAGGGGGAGAAGCAACTCGTCTCTCCCGGCAGCAATGTGGTGAGCGCTTTGAATCCCAAAGACGGAAGCGAGATCTGGAAGGTCAGCTACGAAGGCTACTCCGTGGTGCCACGGCCTATCTATGCGCAGGGCCTGGTGTTCCTCAGCACGGGCTACGACCGGCCCACCGGCCTGGCCATTCGTCCAGATGGCAAGGGCGATGTCACCGGAACTCATGTGGTCTGGCGCATGGAGAAAGGGGCTCCGCTGACGCCCTCCATGCTGGCCGTGGGGGAAGATCTTTTCTCCGTCGCGGACAACGGCATTGTTTCGTGCTTTGAGGCCAAGACCGGCAAGCTCTTCTGGCAGGAGAGGGTGGCTCGGGCGACTTCGGCCTCGCCCTTGTACGCGGATGGCAAAATCTACATTCAGGATGAACTGGGCAATGGCTACGTCATCAAAGCGAGCCGCCAACTGGAGCTGCTTTCCACCAATGCCTTGGGTCAGAAGTCGCTGGCTTCTTATGCGGTGAATGGTCGTCAGCTCCTCATCCGCACCCAGAATACACTTTTTTGCGTGGGAACCCCATGA
- a CDS encoding metallophosphoesterase — protein sequence MNADPRTPFSEKRRAFLKRFRLLAAPSMIMGGGATYGYSSLIERHRVTVDRHDVRLALGSRAPAKFRAVSLTDFHFDPLFEEAYLAEVVRRTNALKPDIIMLTGDYISNTSHKFEEFGQVVGGFQSACGVFACLGNHDHWHQPGRIQNILVKQGIDVLVNRHTRVPCAGGEVVLTGLQSVWGGRPNWAVASQGLRPDDRTLMLVHEPDYASHLAGEKQIVFQASGHTHGGQIRLPGIGALRLPSWGVKFQAGFYDVDNIRLYVNRGIGTIQYHVRFMCPPEIACFDVVNTDVV from the coding sequence ATGAACGCTGATCCTCGAACCCCCTTTAGCGAAAAGCGACGCGCCTTCCTGAAGCGGTTTCGGCTGCTGGCAGCTCCCTCCATGATCATGGGGGGCGGTGCGACCTACGGCTACTCGTCTCTCATTGAGCGCCATCGCGTGACAGTGGATCGCCACGATGTGCGTCTGGCTTTGGGCAGTCGGGCTCCGGCGAAGTTCCGGGCGGTGAGCCTGACGGACTTTCACTTTGACCCCCTGTTTGAGGAGGCATACCTCGCGGAGGTGGTGCGGCGGACAAATGCCCTCAAGCCGGACATCATCATGCTGACGGGAGACTACATCTCCAACACCAGCCACAAGTTCGAGGAATTTGGCCAGGTGGTGGGTGGGTTCCAGTCCGCCTGCGGCGTCTTCGCCTGCCTGGGCAATCATGATCACTGGCACCAACCGGGGCGGATTCAGAACATCCTGGTGAAACAGGGCATTGACGTACTGGTGAACCGGCACACGCGGGTGCCTTGCGCTGGAGGCGAGGTGGTGCTGACCGGGCTGCAGAGCGTCTGGGGTGGTCGGCCCAACTGGGCGGTGGCCTCCCAGGGGTTGAGGCCGGACGACCGGACCCTCATGCTGGTGCATGAGCCGGACTACGCCAGTCATCTGGCGGGGGAGAAACAAATCGTCTTTCAGGCTTCCGGCCACACCCATGGAGGGCAGATTCGCCTTCCCGGCATCGGTGCCCTGCGCCTTCCCAGTTGGGGGGTGAAGTTCCAGGCCGGATTCTATGACGTGGACAACATCCGGTTGTATGTGAACCGGGGGATCGGCACGATCCAGTACCATGTGCGTTTCATGTGTCCGCCGGAGATCGCGTGCTTTGATGTGGTGAACACGGATGTGGTTTAG
- a CDS encoding Gfo/Idh/MocA family protein: MTTHESNHHAIYVPEKASRRGFLRGALAAGTGVALSNATHAFAASGKDIKIGLIGSGGRGSGAADQALSSPNSGFKLWAMADASKERLDGSYSNLSNKHADKVAVTDDRKFVGLDGYEKVIKECDLVILATPPGFRPYHFEAAVNAGKNVFMEKPVAVDAPGIRKVLEMAKVADQKGLKVATGLQRRYQKCYRDALKEVKENNIIGEIVSGQVYWNDGGVWVKDRLDGMTEMQYQMLNWYYFNWLCGDHISEQHVHNIDIANWFIGSTPISAQGMGGREVRKEKKGDTPGKYGEIFDHHFVEFTYANGVRVNSQCRHQKGCFNQIREEFHGTKGILYLKNDNKCYATDYKGNVIWKYDFRQKDENPYQVEHNELQDAILNNKPKNDAYYTAESTMTSILGRMATYGGKEVKWDDAIKSEIQLMPAKVTWETVPPSKPDESGNYPIAIPGVTKVV; this comes from the coding sequence ATGACTACGCACGAATCCAACCACCATGCCATCTACGTGCCTGAAAAGGCGTCGCGTCGAGGCTTCCTCCGCGGGGCTCTCGCCGCGGGCACTGGCGTCGCTCTCAGCAATGCCACTCACGCCTTCGCCGCCTCCGGCAAGGATATTAAAATCGGCCTCATTGGCAGCGGCGGTCGTGGATCCGGCGCGGCAGACCAGGCACTGAGCAGCCCCAACAGCGGCTTCAAGCTCTGGGCCATGGCAGACGCCAGCAAGGAGCGTCTCGACGGTTCCTACAGCAACCTGAGCAACAAACACGCCGACAAGGTGGCTGTGACCGACGACCGCAAGTTCGTGGGCCTGGACGGGTATGAGAAGGTGATCAAGGAGTGCGATCTCGTGATCCTGGCGACTCCTCCCGGGTTCCGCCCCTATCACTTCGAAGCGGCGGTGAACGCCGGTAAGAACGTGTTCATGGAGAAGCCTGTGGCCGTGGACGCTCCAGGCATCCGCAAGGTGCTGGAGATGGCCAAGGTGGCTGACCAGAAGGGACTCAAAGTGGCGACCGGCCTTCAGCGTCGCTACCAGAAGTGCTACCGCGATGCTCTGAAAGAGGTCAAGGAGAACAATATCATCGGCGAGATCGTCAGCGGCCAGGTTTACTGGAACGACGGTGGCGTCTGGGTGAAGGACCGCCTGGATGGCATGACGGAAATGCAGTACCAGATGCTCAACTGGTACTACTTCAACTGGCTCTGCGGTGACCACATCTCCGAGCAGCACGTGCACAACATCGACATCGCCAACTGGTTCATCGGCAGCACGCCGATCAGTGCCCAGGGCATGGGCGGCCGTGAAGTCCGCAAGGAAAAGAAGGGCGACACCCCCGGCAAGTACGGAGAAATCTTCGACCACCACTTCGTCGAGTTCACCTATGCCAACGGCGTGCGTGTGAACAGCCAGTGCCGTCACCAGAAGGGCTGCTTCAACCAGATCCGCGAAGAATTCCACGGCACCAAGGGCATCTTGTACCTCAAGAACGACAACAAGTGCTACGCCACGGATTACAAGGGCAACGTCATCTGGAAGTATGACTTCCGCCAGAAAGATGAGAACCCCTACCAGGTGGAGCACAATGAGCTTCAGGACGCCATCCTGAACAACAAGCCCAAGAACGACGCTTACTACACCGCCGAGAGCACCATGACCTCCATTCTGGGGCGCATGGCCACCTACGGCGGCAAGGAAGTGAAGTGGGACGATGCCATCAAGAGCGAGATCCAGCTCATGCCGGCGAAAGTGACTTGGGAGACCGTGCCGCCGAGCAAGCCGGATGAATCGGGCAACTACCCGATCGCCATCCCTGGCGTGACCAAGGTGGTGTAG
- a CDS encoding sugar phosphate isomerase/epimerase family protein, whose protein sequence is MKIGFNLLLWTGHVTEENFSLFPKLKAVGYDGLEIPIFDTSDPAHFKTIGQALKDNGLEATAVTVLPDEAHNAISPDAKNRQGAIDHLKSVFECAHNAGVQVLCGPYYQVLGQFTGRFPTETELEHAAEVHRAISPVAEAAGVKCAIEALNRFESHLLNTMEQAASYAKRVNHPNFGTMYDTFHANIEEKDPIGAIDTVFNSGKLNHVHISENDRGTPGRGHAPCREAIRKLKGLGYDGWLTIEAFGGSLPDLAAATRVWRDFFSSPEEVYTEGYELIKSTLAE, encoded by the coding sequence ATGAAAATCGGATTTAACCTGTTGCTCTGGACCGGTCACGTGACCGAAGAGAATTTTTCCCTGTTCCCCAAACTGAAGGCCGTGGGCTATGATGGTCTGGAGATCCCCATTTTTGACACGAGCGATCCCGCTCACTTCAAAACCATCGGGCAGGCGTTGAAGGACAATGGCTTGGAAGCCACCGCGGTGACAGTGCTTCCGGACGAGGCACACAACGCGATCAGCCCGGATGCCAAGAACCGCCAGGGCGCGATCGACCACCTGAAGTCCGTCTTTGAGTGTGCCCACAATGCGGGCGTGCAGGTGCTTTGCGGCCCTTACTATCAGGTGCTGGGCCAGTTCACCGGCCGTTTCCCTACGGAAACTGAGCTGGAACACGCCGCCGAGGTGCACCGCGCGATCTCGCCTGTGGCTGAGGCCGCAGGGGTGAAGTGCGCGATCGAAGCCCTGAACCGCTTCGAGTCCCACTTGCTGAACACGATGGAGCAGGCTGCCAGCTATGCCAAGCGGGTCAACCACCCGAACTTCGGCACGATGTATGACACCTTCCACGCCAACATCGAGGAGAAGGACCCGATAGGGGCCATCGACACCGTGTTCAACTCAGGCAAGCTGAACCACGTCCATATTTCTGAGAATGACCGCGGCACTCCCGGGCGGGGCCACGCCCCCTGCCGTGAGGCGATCCGCAAGCTGAAGGGGCTGGGCTATGATGGCTGGCTCACGATTGAGGCCTTTGGTGGCTCCCTGCCAGACCTCGCCGCTGCCACCCGCGTGTGGCGTGACTTCTTCTCCTCCCCTGAGGAAGTTTATACGGAAGGCTACGAACTGATCAAGAGCACGCTGGCTGAATAG
- a CDS encoding SDR family oxidoreductase — MQVTVNTILPGSTGTERVAEMAQGLFPDLSVEEAGPEFMKRDHPLSFIGRLIKPWEIADSVAFGSSPRAFATNGAALRVDGGLVYHIA, encoded by the coding sequence ATGCAGGTGACCGTCAACACCATCCTGCCCGGTTCCACCGGAACGGAGAGAGTCGCCGAGATGGCGCAAGGGCTCTTCCCGGACCTGAGTGTGGAGGAAGCTGGACCCGAGTTTATGAAACGCGACCACCCGCTTTCCTTCATCGGCCGACTCATCAAACCGTGGGAGATCGCCGACTCGGTGGCCTTTGGCTCCAGCCCGCGAGCCTTCGCCACCAACGGAGCCGCACTCCGCGTAGATGGCGGGTTGGTGTATCACATAGCCTGA
- a CDS encoding chitobiase/beta-hexosaminidase C-terminal domain-containing protein — protein sequence MSNTWNDDVISLLQEDVYGRLANDVFFSDIPVLLARKGLVDSDVELALSGLNEKDGKAGSCVIVLMPEVDAPEGESPGPVIEVVQSFQVIVRPLIADDTASGGVGKNAEQIGVNVLNLLHRYVPRRVGNVLTADKKPMRPLQAPVQGEVHYLVVLRLRTGLDRVRKVMEPQITPGETITLTCGTAGAEIYWTADGSYPGPANEAATLYSGPITLPPETVFPIDFQAVAYLEGMIPSDCNWAPIADE from the coding sequence ATGAGCAACACCTGGAACGACGATGTGATCAGCCTCCTGCAAGAGGACGTGTACGGCCGCTTGGCCAACGATGTGTTCTTCAGCGACATCCCTGTGCTGCTGGCTCGCAAGGGGCTGGTGGACAGTGACGTGGAACTGGCCCTGAGCGGGCTCAATGAGAAGGATGGCAAGGCAGGCTCCTGCGTGATCGTGCTGATGCCCGAGGTGGATGCGCCAGAGGGGGAATCTCCCGGGCCGGTCATTGAGGTGGTGCAGTCCTTCCAGGTCATTGTGCGGCCGCTCATCGCTGATGACACTGCCAGCGGTGGCGTGGGGAAGAACGCCGAACAGATCGGGGTGAACGTGCTCAACCTCCTGCACCGCTATGTGCCCCGGCGTGTGGGCAACGTCCTCACCGCCGACAAGAAGCCGATGCGGCCGCTGCAAGCCCCAGTCCAAGGGGAGGTGCACTACCTGGTGGTGCTGCGACTGCGCACGGGGCTGGACCGCGTGAGGAAGGTGATGGAGCCGCAGATCACCCCGGGCGAAACCATCACCCTCACCTGTGGCACTGCTGGAGCTGAGATCTACTGGACGGCGGACGGCTCCTATCCCGGTCCCGCCAATGAGGCGGCCACGCTCTACAGCGGCCCGATCACGCTGCCCCCGGAGACGGTGTTCCCCATCGACTTCCAGGCGGTGGCCTACCTGGAGGGGATGATCCCCTCCGACTGCAACTGGGCCCCCATCGCTGACGAATAA
- a CDS encoding phage protein Gp36 family protein yields the protein MAWITLTDEDLKRRLAAAEYTALLNAAKQASQDPADLVAEAIEEITGKVRGYVAACQKNTLGDGQTIPSELKASALALVRDYLFTRLPQMGSLNDALRQKETERAVDELRDVAACKLAIVPPQTPDVEQAGGPAIKLVKSRPTIASRKDTNGLL from the coding sequence ATGGCCTGGATCACTCTCACTGATGAAGACTTGAAACGCCGCCTGGCCGCGGCGGAGTACACGGCGCTGCTCAATGCGGCCAAGCAGGCCAGCCAGGATCCCGCAGATCTGGTGGCCGAGGCCATAGAAGAGATCACCGGCAAGGTGCGTGGCTACGTGGCAGCCTGCCAGAAGAACACCCTGGGCGATGGCCAGACCATCCCCTCCGAACTGAAGGCCAGCGCCCTGGCCCTGGTGCGTGACTACCTCTTCACGCGCCTGCCCCAGATGGGCTCCCTGAACGACGCCCTGCGCCAGAAGGAAACAGAACGTGCGGTGGACGAACTCCGCGATGTGGCGGCTTGCAAGCTGGCCATTGTGCCGCCCCAGACGCCAGACGTGGAGCAGGCGGGGGGTCCCGCCATCAAGCTGGTGAAGAGCCGGCCCACGATTGCCAGCCGCAAGGACACCAACGGACTCCTCTGA
- a CDS encoding YiiX/YebB-like N1pC/P60 family cysteine hydrolase produces MSLKISSPGVILLFKGRGIVSGLIRLQTRSVYSHAALLYPDNHTLIESWQGAGVRKKTITDWEGVDAFIVPGMTEAQWKQAFRFAEAQIGMGYDYRSVARFVSRVSARENERWFCSELVFAALHHAGVDLLARIPAAEVAPGHLAWSTLMQPVQLSTI; encoded by the coding sequence ATGTCACTCAAAATCTCATCACCTGGTGTGATCCTGCTCTTCAAAGGGCGGGGCATTGTGAGTGGCCTGATCCGGCTGCAGACCCGCAGCGTGTACAGCCACGCGGCCCTGCTTTACCCCGACAACCACACCCTTATCGAGAGCTGGCAGGGGGCCGGGGTACGGAAGAAAACCATCACCGACTGGGAGGGCGTGGATGCCTTCATTGTGCCCGGCATGACCGAGGCCCAGTGGAAGCAGGCGTTCCGGTTTGCGGAGGCGCAGATCGGCATGGGCTATGACTACCGATCTGTAGCGCGGTTCGTGTCACGTGTGTCTGCCCGGGAGAATGAGCGTTGGTTCTGTAGCGAGCTCGTGTTCGCCGCCCTGCACCATGCCGGGGTGGATCTCCTGGCCCGCATCCCAGCCGCAGAGGTGGCTCCAGGGCACCTGGCCTGGTCAACGCTCATGCAGCCCGTGCAGCTCTCCACCATCTGA
- a CDS encoding peptide chain release factor family protein, translating to MVVDSAMAAPDDNALHQRMLKLGIREEDLEETFIRGTGAGGQKINKTSSTVVLTHVPTGLEVRCQRERSQSLNRVVAREELCSKLEERLAAVKLERRNEVEKKKRQNRKRPRGLKERILKTKHQRSEVKKQRSRVRSASGD from the coding sequence ATGGTGGTAGATTCTGCCATGGCCGCTCCAGACGACAACGCCCTCCACCAGCGAATGCTCAAACTGGGCATCCGGGAGGAAGATCTGGAGGAGACCTTCATCCGTGGCACGGGCGCGGGGGGGCAGAAAATCAACAAAACCTCCTCCACCGTGGTGCTCACACACGTGCCGACCGGCCTGGAAGTTCGCTGTCAACGGGAGCGATCTCAAAGCCTGAACCGGGTGGTCGCGCGGGAGGAGTTGTGCTCGAAGCTGGAGGAGAGGCTCGCTGCCGTGAAGCTGGAAAGGCGGAACGAAGTGGAGAAAAAGAAGCGCCAGAACCGCAAACGGCCGCGGGGACTGAAGGAGCGGATCTTGAAAACCAAGCACCAGCGCAGTGAGGTGAAGAAGCAAAGAAGCCGGGTACGGTCTGCTTCTGGAGACTGA
- a CDS encoding thymidylate synthase, whose product MLEYQRLLKKVLEHGNFRQDRTGVGAYSVFGEQSRYDLSAGFPVLTTKKLHLRSIIHELLWFLKGDTNIKYLHENKVTIWDEWADEEGNLGPVYGAQWRRWQGADGLVHDQIADVIASIKKNPYSRRHIVSAWNVARIGEMALPPCHLMFQFFVDQGRLSCQLYQRSADLFLGVPFNIASYALLTMMVAQVCDLQPGEFVHTFGDLHLYANHLDQARLQLEREPRSLPVMKINPEVRDIDGFKFEDFTLENYDPWPAIKAEIAV is encoded by the coding sequence ATGCTCGAATATCAACGCCTGTTGAAGAAAGTTCTGGAGCATGGCAACTTCCGCCAGGATCGCACCGGCGTGGGGGCCTATTCCGTATTTGGCGAGCAGTCCCGGTATGACTTGAGCGCCGGGTTCCCCGTGCTGACCACCAAGAAGCTGCACCTTCGCTCCATTATTCATGAACTGCTGTGGTTCCTGAAGGGGGACACAAACATCAAGTACCTCCACGAGAACAAGGTCACGATCTGGGACGAGTGGGCGGATGAGGAGGGCAACCTGGGCCCCGTCTATGGTGCACAGTGGCGTCGCTGGCAGGGGGCGGATGGGCTGGTGCACGACCAGATTGCGGACGTCATTGCCAGCATCAAGAAGAACCCTTATTCCCGCCGTCACATCGTCAGTGCCTGGAATGTGGCCCGGATTGGGGAGATGGCTCTGCCGCCCTGCCATCTGATGTTTCAGTTCTTTGTGGATCAGGGCCGCCTGAGCTGCCAGCTTTACCAAAGGAGTGCGGATCTTTTTTTGGGGGTGCCTTTCAATATCGCCTCCTACGCGCTGCTTACCATGATGGTGGCACAGGTCTGTGATCTGCAGCCCGGAGAGTTTGTGCACACCTTTGGCGATCTTCACCTTTATGCCAATCATCTCGATCAGGCGCGATTGCAGCTTGAGCGCGAGCCGCGTTCCCTGCCGGTGATGAAGATCAATCCCGAGGTGCGCGACATCGATGGCTTCAAGTTCGAGGACTTTACCCTGGAAAACTACGACCCGTGGCCGGCCATCAAGGCCGAGATCGCCGTTTAA